In the genome of Candidatus Ornithobacterium hominis, the window ATTTTGAAACTCACAAATTTCATTTGTTAAAATTTCGTTATTTTTTTGTTAAAAATTTCCGTTGAGATTTTTTCACTTTTCTCAACCTGCCCGCAAATGTATTTTACGTTTTTGAATTATGCAAATTTATCGCTCATCTTTAAGTTTATTTTATTTAAATTCAAATTAAATGCAGTTTAAAATTTAAGTCATTCGTTATAACTATTTTAATTTAAGAAAATTATAAATTATAATCAAGATTTTTTTTTCAAGCCTTAAATTTTTTGTTAGCATTTTTTTCTAAAAGATTTTTTTTAAGCCTTAGAAAATTTTTATATTTAATCTTTTTATTTAAATTTCGAAACAAAAAGTATTTTCATGGGAAAATTTGATGTAACAGTTATTGGCTCTGGGCCAGGTGGTTATGTAGCGGCAATACGTTCGGCTCAGTTGGGGTTCAAAACAGCTTTGGTAGAAAAATATGATACATTGGGCGGGACTTGCCTCAATGTTGGCTGCATCCCGTCAAAGGCGCTTTTGGATTCTTCTGAGCATTATTCCAATGCCAAAGAAAACTTTAGCGAGCACGGCATTGATGTCGGGAATTTGTCTGTAGACCTAAACCGCATGGTTGAAAGAAAACGTGCAGTTGTGGAGCAAACGACTAAGGGCATTGATTTCTTGATGGATAAAAATAAAGTCACTGTTTTCCATGGTTTGGGGAGCTTTAAAGACCAAAATACATTGGAAATCAAAGGCGAAGAGGTGCGGGAAATTAGCTCAAAGCACTTCATCATCGCTACTGGCTCTAAGCCCGCCTCTCTCCCATTCATCAAGATTGATAAGGAAAAAATCATTACATCTACAGAGGCTCTGGAGCTGCGGGAAATTCCACAGAAAATGATAGTAATCGGCGGTGGAGTCATCGGGCTAGAGCTGGGCTCGGTATACCAACGCTTGGGGGCAGAGGTGAGCGTGGTAGAGTATATGGATAGGCTGATCCCTAGTATGGATGCTGATCTTTCTAAAGAATTGAGAAAAATTCTAAAAAAAGAGGGTATGGATATTCAACTGAAGTCAAAAGTGACGAGCGTGGAAAGAACGGGCGATAAAGTTGAAGTGCAGTTTGAAAATAATAAGGGTGAAAGCCAAAGTATAGAAGGTGATATTTGCCTAGTTGCCGTGGGGCGAAAACCTTACACCGAGGGGCTCGGCCTAGAAAATGTGGGCGTAGAATTAGACGAAAAAGGGCGCATAAAGGTGGACGAGCATTTGAGAACTAATGTGGAGAATATCTATGCCATTGGCGATGTGATACGTGGTGCAATGCTGGCTCACAAGGCGGAAGAAGAGGGTATTCTGGTGGCGGAGCAATTGGCTGGGCAGCGGCCGCACATTGATTATAATCTGATACCAAGTGTTGTGTATACTTGGCCAGAAGTTGCTGGTGTGGGCAAAACTGAGGAGCAACTGAAAGAGGAAAAGGTGGATTATAAAACGGGGAAATTCTTGGTGAGAGCTTTGGGGCGTGCACGAGCCAGTGGTGATATTGATGGTTTTGTGAAAATCCTCTCTGATAAGAAAACAGATGAAATTTTGGGTGTACACATGGTCTCAGCCCGTGCTGCAGATATGATTGCCGAGGCTGTGACGGCGATGGAATTCAGGGCTTCTGCCGAAGACCTTGCAAGA includes:
- the lpdA gene encoding dihydrolipoyl dehydrogenase — encoded protein: MGKFDVTVIGSGPGGYVAAIRSAQLGFKTALVEKYDTLGGTCLNVGCIPSKALLDSSEHYSNAKENFSEHGIDVGNLSVDLNRMVERKRAVVEQTTKGIDFLMDKNKVTVFHGLGSFKDQNTLEIKGEEVREISSKHFIIATGSKPASLPFIKIDKEKIITSTEALELREIPQKMIVIGGGVIGLELGSVYQRLGAEVSVVEYMDRLIPSMDADLSKELRKILKKEGMDIQLKSKVTSVERTGDKVEVQFENNKGESQSIEGDICLVAVGRKPYTEGLGLENVGVELDEKGRIKVDEHLRTNVENIYAIGDVIRGAMLAHKAEEEGILVAEQLAGQRPHIDYNLIPSVVYTWPEVAGVGKTEEQLKEEKVDYKTGKFLVRALGRARASGDIDGFVKILSDKKTDEILGVHMVSARAADMIAEAVTAMEFRASAEDLARISHAHPTYMEAVKEAALDATEKRAIHS